ATGTAGTTTCTAAAAATAAcgttaaaattcaaaaataaataaaaactttaatatttaaactaaaacacttttttttttaacaatttctgTTCTCTTAAGAGAGTGGAGAAATCTTTAAAAACAAAAGCTAAGTTCATTAATAATTAAAACTTTcgaatttgtttctttttttttaaacaaaaaaaaaatcctaagcaAGTATGATATTGAACTTTGACTCCatattaaccacaataaaatgcAGTCATTTAGGATTATAAAGTGAAATTTGAAAGCACAATGTAGTTTTTTGTTACTCAGAAACCCAAATGTTAACATTGGTACGGCAATTTCTGAAAAAAGAATGTACAATTGCAGCTTACTGCTAGATTagctttttaattaaaaatggaTAATTACTGTCTCTTGTTTGTCCTCTACCCCCACTAATATTTTACGTTCTAAAATTCCACATGTACTTtttcaaaaaatataaattaaagtaaataatcatttaaattaaCTCGTCATCAACTTTCCCGACTACAACATTAACCGTCTTCCCCTTCAGATAAAATGTTATtactatattaataaattaaaaaaaaaaaaaaaggaattaggTTCATTTTCGTTTCAACAGATGAGACACGTGGCTATCAGCTAACGGGGAGTCCACCACACAGGGACGGTTACCGGCGCAAATTAGCACCAACCCACCGCACTTTTTGGACTTTATCATGGTTCTAGTGGTGGGGAATGCGCACAGCTAAAATTGCATATAACTTAAATGCCCAATCACCTTCCCCTACCCCTAACCCCACATTTTGCTCCCTAACAAATCACAACATCAAAAATTTTAGAGACAATATGTTTAATTCAGTACTAATCTCATCATTCATGAAAATACAGATATGCTTTTGTAGATAAGTTCATCCGCATTTATTATGAATTGATGAGTACGATCTTGTAAAATCTACCTCATCTCCTAAcaaaaccaaatttcaatttaatatgaATCACTTTGTCatgcaaaaaaaaaatcaaaaactgAAATAAGGCTAACAGTAAATTGAATTGATGTTTATTATGGGAATGTATACAAGGAGATAATGCCACTAAACCATATATATCAGAGGGTATTGAAGAGGCCAATCCTCTTGTAAACAGCAATGAATTTTTAGCAACTACCCAGGTCTATTCCTTCTAAAAGAAAGACCTAACCCTCACTTGTAAACTCATTTTGTACTTTTCTATTCTATTAAATGACCAATAAAATATAACAATAACGAAATGCAGATAATGAACTGAAAAAATGGGGATTTTTTTTATTGATCAAATAAAATTTGGGAGAGGAAAGAAACAGTAATATTAATAACAACATATTTATCCTTGTTTCACTAACCCTCCCATAAGTACCCACCACCCATCCTATCTCCTTCCAGCCTTCGAATTCTTTCTGTATATATCACATATATACACGTACAAGATCCTCTTCTACCAGCCTGCCACTCTCTCTCTAAAACAACTAGGGAGCCACCCTAATCAATTGTACATCTCTTCTATTTTTTTTCCCCCTTTGtccttttttttcccttttcccTGTGAATCAAAGAGGGTATACAAGAACAGGCTGGCCtacaagaaaatgaaaaaaaaaaaaaaatagtgccaAAGTGCATACAAAAAGTAATGGGAGGAAGCACATGGAACCAGAGAGTAATGAGGaatgaatgaataaattaaaACGGCTAAAGGAGAACTAAACTATCTCTCTGGGTTCCTCTGGCAATGGCCTCTAATGGATTATTATGTAGCTCTGGTTTATGTGACAGGTATCTGGTAAATCCTTACACGGTGAGAGGAAAGACTGGTGGGCAGTAAATAGTTCCCATCAAATAGGGCTTTAGCTTACCAAGAAGAAAATGTGAGACTGAGAGAATAGCGGTACACATGGAGCCATGAGTTTTAAAAGCTGTAATGCCTCACCGAGTGTTCTAACATATCATGACTTGGGCAAACAATCTCCTTCACTCGACTACCATTCTTGTATATCTTGAATGTTGGTACGATCCTCACATTTTCAGCATTTGCAACTGCTGGGTTGTTTTCAATATCCACCTGTAACAAACACCACTACATGTATATAAGAAAAATACATTGTTTCCTTATTTTCTCAGTTCAAAGCCTAGAGCTAATGACTTCGTCATTTACCTTGAGAAAATTTATGGATGGATAGCGGCCACATAGTGTATCCACAAATGGAGATATTTGTTTGCAGTGCAAATTAGAGGATGATTTGAAATGAACTACCGACACACCTGTGACACAGGACTTCAATTTTGTAAATTTGAAGGATGAAAAAAATAATGGAAGCAGTTTAAGAAGGTGAAAAACAAGAACAATGACTGCTTAAAATGTAGCAGGCTTACCAGGCAAAGATATTGCAGCTCTGAACTGCTCAAATCCCAATACTTCTTCCACTTCACCACCAAACTTCATATTATACACTTCTTCTCCACGTGATTTCTTCAACGCAACTTGAGCGTGAAATAGAGATTCAGCGACTTCATTGTCATTTGGAAGTTCCCTCCTCAGAACTTCATAATCCCTCACTGCAGCAGCCCACCTTTCTAGCTGTTTATAGCAgtacattgatttttttttttttagaataaattataaatatatatacatgtaGGAGACAAAATTAAAAGATAATGCCACCAGAATTATACCTTACTATTTGAGGCAGCCCTTCGAAGAAGGGCTTTTGCATAATTAGGTTGTATACGCAATGCTTGGTTGCAGTCATCGATAGACCTCTCCCACAGTCCAAGCTTAAACCAACACGCTGCTCTGTTGCAATAGAGAACAGAGTTTGAAGGATCAAGCCTGAGGCCTTCCCCATATGCTGAGCAAGCTTCAGTGTATCTCTCAGATTTGAAGAGTTCATTGCCACGGGCACGAGCTCTTGCCACCAATCTCACATTGTGAAGCAGCACTGCAATTTCAACATTTCGTGgatcaatctgtccagctttctcAGCAACTGTAAGTGCATTCTCAAACCTGCAAGACATCCATCATCCATTCTCAATCACTGAAAAATCCTCTACCATCTTAGTTCTGATAATGCTTTGGATATCTGAACTCACCTTCCCATGGCCATCTCAATCTGTGCTTGAACTAAGAAAGTGTAAGCTTCAGAAAGCATCCCAAAAAACCGGCTCTGTGAGCAAGAGTTGCTATATGGTTCTAATTTTGGAATATTTGAAAGGCATGCTTCAGCATCTTCAAGTTGGTGGAGCTTCAAATGCGCTTCAGCTCTACACATAAAGAGCTGTAAATTCAAATTGGAGCAGTTAAGTCAGCTGGTCATTTATTTTCTACATTAATGTAGCCAATTTTGAATACAAAATTCACAGATACTACTGCTTTTACCTGAGGAGAATAGTCAGCTCCAGCAGCAATAGCAGCTTCGCCTTCCCTTAACGCATTTTTCCAATCATTAACCTTTCGGGCATCTGAACATTTGTTTAGATGCTTCTCTACTAACTGCAACTTCTGCAATTCAGAAGGATCTGGATGATACCCAGGAAAGTATAGATGCCTCCTGGCATTCTCAACCTGTCCTAACCTGCAATAAGATCAGAGTTAAAATAAGTGCAGCTCAAACAAAATATGCGCCAAACTCTCTGCAACATAATGCAGGAGAAACAAATGGAAAATTACATTCACCAGAAATTACAAAAAGGACCTATGCAAATATATCAGCAAAGGATTGCGAAGATGGAGACAAATTCATCAAAAGATGGAAATAGAACCATTGAATCTACAAGACACCAAATATGCCCATGTGCAGGGTCCACGGCCCTAAAGCTGCTCAAAATGGTACATGATGCCATAAAACACCCAAATTGCAaaaagcatgaaataataaaatcctAATACCATTAAGAATTTTTTCTGAAATAACCTGGTAACCAAATCAAGCAAACATTCGTATTCAAAGTCATCAATGAAAAGTAAGGCAAGAAGTAAAAACTCTCAGAAACGCTATAAAAACATGGGAATTTTGAGAATTAATGCAAATCAAGACTAAAGAAAtgaaaacattactaaaaatcagATAGCGTAGCACAATAATTCACAAAAAGTTAGCGGGCAAGGCAAACAAAAAAATGTCAACACTCAACATCCATAACAAACAAACACATGTAAATGTGTCAACAGAAGAAGCAGATTTTGCTTTTCAAAGAAAGAAGAACCATTGTGACCAACAAGGATAAAAGAACACAAAACAATGAACCAAAATCTAAGTCACCAAAGCATCAAGCAAACATTATCAGGATTCATACACTTAAAAATCCAGACAAAAAACACAAACTGTTCACTAAAAATCTAGATAATGAACTCCTACAAATCAATCGATTAATGAAACACACATCCTAACTGATCAATATGTAGACATTACCAAATGCTTGCAAATTCCCAAAAAAAGATAATTAAGCA
The Hevea brasiliensis isolate MT/VB/25A 57/8 chromosome 15, ASM3005281v1, whole genome shotgun sequence genome window above contains:
- the LOC110670358 gene encoding TPR repeat-containing thioredoxin TTL1 produces the protein MSHSGKPIGDLGLDSLSDQLRDSLCSLEANKPDFRELDLGSPVSPLRTRGLNTTATTTTTTTSSSSSSSGSVSGSRNVHNQGLKSNHSGEFSNSCETSPTRSVRNPKQGTSRSDPVIYSGGGSQSSVNSPAPVNVLPTGNICPSGRILKTGMAMSNRSSKTDVLGSGTGNYGHGSIMRGGGTKCSNLDAGHSVGTSASTVRGNVGGPRMGSVDPEEVKRAGNEMYKKGHFEDALVLYGRAIALAPGNAAYRSNRAAALMGLGRVAEAVRECEEAVRLDPNYWRAHQRLGSLFIRLGQVENARRHLYFPGYHPDPSELQKLQLVEKHLNKCSDARKVNDWKNALREGEAAIAAGADYSPQLFMCRAEAHLKLHQLEDAEACLSNIPKLEPYSNSCSQSRFFGMLSEAYTFLVQAQIEMAMGRFENALTVAEKAGQIDPRNVEIAVLLHNVRLVARARARGNELFKSERYTEACSAYGEGLRLDPSNSVLYCNRAACWFKLGLWERSIDDCNQALRIQPNYAKALLRRAASNSKLERWAAAVRDYEVLRRELPNDNEVAESLFHAQVALKKSRGEEVYNMKFGGEVEEVLGFEQFRAAISLPGVSVVHFKSSSNLHCKQISPFVDTLCGRYPSINFLKVDIENNPAVANAENVRIVPTFKIYKNGSRVKEIVCPSHDMLEHSVRHYSF